The following are encoded together in the Pseudomonas maumuensis genome:
- a CDS encoding AraC family transcriptional regulator, producing MLHSHLTTLNAVSLILQVFQEDGVDAQHMLAGSGIGPADLGHADARITTQQELQVCANAVARRQDIGLELGRRMHVSCYGMLGYALLSSATLGDALRLALSFPALLGTVFQLRLVDDGQRVWLSASDHYDAPGLAAFNAEFCLLSLKVICDDLLGRPLPLLAARFEHSRPGYHALYDGAFQCPLGFEAGDNAFAFERRWLDMPLPLADPITHKAMGERCRRLNLEFTGRQAWLGRIRQLLLRQLDAAPGLEGLARQMNCSSRTLRRHLQALGSSYQQLLDELRFERAKQLLAEDQMPIYRIAETLGFSETASFRHAFQRWSGVAPSHFRG from the coding sequence ATGCTGCACAGCCACCTCACCACCCTCAACGCCGTTTCGCTGATCCTCCAGGTGTTCCAGGAAGACGGCGTGGACGCGCAGCACATGCTCGCCGGCAGCGGCATAGGCCCCGCAGACCTTGGCCACGCCGATGCGCGCATCACCACCCAGCAGGAACTGCAGGTCTGCGCCAACGCCGTTGCCCGGCGCCAGGACATCGGCCTGGAACTCGGCCGGCGCATGCACGTGTCGTGCTACGGCATGCTCGGTTACGCCCTGCTCTCAAGTGCCACTTTGGGTGACGCCCTGCGCCTGGCGCTGAGCTTTCCGGCACTGCTGGGAACAGTTTTTCAGCTGCGCCTGGTGGACGATGGCCAGCGCGTGTGGCTCAGCGCCAGCGACCATTACGACGCGCCTGGGCTGGCCGCCTTCAATGCCGAGTTCTGCCTGCTGTCGCTGAAAGTGATCTGCGACGATCTGCTCGGCCGCCCGCTACCGCTGCTGGCGGCGCGTTTCGAACACTCCCGCCCCGGCTACCACGCGCTCTACGACGGTGCGTTCCAGTGTCCGCTGGGCTTCGAGGCCGGCGACAACGCCTTTGCCTTCGAGCGCCGCTGGCTGGACATGCCGCTGCCGCTGGCCGACCCGATCACCCACAAGGCCATGGGTGAACGCTGCCGGCGTCTTAATTTGGAGTTCACTGGCCGCCAAGCCTGGTTGGGGCGTATTCGCCAGCTGCTGCTGCGGCAACTGGATGCCGCGCCTGGGCTCGAAGGCCTGGCGCGGCAGATGAACTGCTCGTCGCGAACGCTGCGTCGGCATTTGCAGGCGCTGGGTAGCAGTTATCAACAGCTCCTCGACGAGCTGCGCTTCGAGCGGGCCAAGCAGTTGCTGGCCGAGGACCAGATGCCGATCTACCGCATTGCCGAGACATTGGGGTTCAGCGAGACCGCGAGCTTCCGGCATGCCTTCCAGCGCTGGAGCGGCGTGGCGCCAAGCCATTTTCGCGGTTGA
- the aspA gene encoding aspartate ammonia-lyase encodes MSSAASFRVEKDLLGTLEVPADAYYGIQTLRAANNFHLSGVPLSHYPKLVVGLAMVKQAAADANRELGHLSDAKHAAISAACARLIKGDYHEQFVVDMIQGGAGTSTNMNANEVIANIALEAMGHQKGEYQYLHPNNDVNMAQSTNDAYPTAIRLGLLLGHDALLASLDSLIQAFAAKGKEFDHVLKMGRTQLQDAVPMTLGQEFRAFATTMTEDLQRLRSLAPELLTEINLGGTAIGTGINADPGYQMLAVQRLAIISGQPLVPAADLIEATSDMGAFVLFSGMLKRTAVKLSKICNDLRLLSSGPRTGINEINLPARQPGSSIMPGKVNPVIPEAVNQVAFAIMGNDLALTVAAEGGQLQLNVMEPLIAYKIFDSIRLLQRAMDMLREHCIVGITANEQRCRELVEHSIGLVTALNPYIGYENATRIARVALETGRGVLELVREEKLLDEEMLNDILRPENMIAPRLVPLKA; translated from the coding sequence ATGTCCTCCGCTGCATCGTTCCGCGTCGAAAAAGATCTGCTTGGTACCCTTGAAGTCCCTGCCGATGCCTACTACGGCATCCAGACTCTGCGCGCTGCCAACAACTTCCACCTCTCCGGTGTTCCGCTGTCGCACTACCCGAAACTGGTAGTCGGCCTGGCGATGGTCAAGCAGGCAGCTGCTGACGCCAACCGTGAGCTGGGGCACCTGAGCGATGCCAAGCACGCCGCGATCAGCGCAGCCTGCGCACGACTGATCAAAGGCGACTACCACGAGCAGTTCGTGGTGGACATGATTCAAGGCGGTGCTGGTACTTCCACCAACATGAACGCCAACGAAGTCATCGCCAACATCGCGCTGGAGGCCATGGGCCACCAGAAGGGTGAGTACCAGTACCTGCACCCGAACAACGATGTGAACATGGCGCAGTCGACCAACGACGCCTACCCGACCGCGATCCGTCTGGGCCTGCTGCTGGGTCACGACGCCCTGCTGGCCAGCCTCGACAGCCTGATCCAGGCCTTCGCTGCCAAAGGTAAAGAGTTCGACCACGTACTGAAGATGGGCCGTACCCAGCTGCAGGACGCCGTGCCGATGACCCTGGGCCAGGAATTCCGCGCCTTCGCCACCACCATGACCGAAGACCTGCAGCGCCTGCGCTCGCTGGCTCCGGAACTGCTGACCGAAATCAACCTGGGCGGCACCGCCATCGGTACCGGCATCAACGCCGACCCGGGCTACCAGATGCTGGCCGTCCAGCGCCTGGCGATCATCAGCGGCCAGCCGCTGGTGCCGGCTGCCGACCTGATCGAAGCCACCTCCGACATGGGCGCCTTCGTGCTGTTCTCCGGCATGCTCAAGCGCACCGCGGTCAAGCTGTCGAAGATCTGCAACGACCTGCGTCTGCTGTCCAGCGGCCCACGCACCGGCATCAACGAGATCAACCTGCCGGCGCGCCAGCCAGGCAGCTCGATCATGCCAGGCAAGGTCAACCCGGTTATCCCGGAAGCCGTCAACCAAGTCGCCTTCGCCATCATGGGCAACGACCTGGCCCTGACCGTCGCCGCCGAAGGTGGCCAGCTGCAGCTGAACGTGATGGAACCGCTGATCGCCTACAAGATCTTCGACTCGATCCGCCTGCTGCAACGCGCCATGGACATGCTGCGCGAGCACTGCATCGTCGGCATCACCGCCAACGAACAGCGCTGCCGTGAACTGGTCGAGCACTCGATCGGCCTGGTCACCGCCCTGAACCCGTACATCGGCTACGAAAACGCCACCCGTATCGCCCGCGTCGCCCTGGAAACCGGCCGCGGCGTGCTGGAACTGGTGCGCGAAGAGAAGCTGCTGGACGAAGAGATGCTCAACGACATCCTGCGTCCGGAAAACATGATCGCTCCCCGTCTGGTTCCGCTGAAGGCGTAA
- a CDS encoding histone deacetylase family protein, with protein MLTIYSDDHRLHHGRCELIDGKLMPCFEMPSRADHVLERVKQRNLGPVKGPADFGRAPLQRIHSADYLDFFEGAWARWAALGQEGDLLPFTWPARTLRQVKPSGLHGELGYYSFDAGAPITAGTWQAAYSAAQVALTAQAAIQQGAHAAFALCRPPGHHAAGEVMGGYCYLNNAAIAAQAFIDQGRRKVAILDVDYHHGNGTQDIFYTRNDVFFASIHGDPQDEFPFFLGYADETGEGAGEGCNINYPLPAGSDWAAWSAALEDACQRIAAFDADVLVISLGVDTFKDDPISQFKLDSPDYLAMGKRIAQLGKPTLFVMEGGYAVEEIGINAVNVLEGFQQAQPGA; from the coding sequence GTGCTGACGATCTATTCCGATGACCACCGTTTGCACCATGGCCGCTGCGAGCTCATCGACGGCAAGCTGATGCCCTGTTTCGAAATGCCGTCGCGCGCCGACCACGTCCTGGAGCGGGTCAAGCAGCGCAACCTAGGGCCCGTAAAGGGCCCCGCCGACTTCGGTCGCGCGCCGCTACAGCGCATCCACAGCGCCGACTACCTGGACTTCTTCGAAGGCGCCTGGGCCCGCTGGGCCGCGCTTGGCCAGGAAGGTGACCTGCTGCCGTTCACCTGGCCGGCGCGCACCCTGCGCCAGGTCAAACCCAGCGGCCTGCACGGCGAGCTCGGTTATTACAGCTTCGACGCCGGCGCACCGATCACCGCTGGCACCTGGCAGGCCGCCTACAGCGCCGCCCAGGTTGCCCTGACCGCCCAGGCCGCGATCCAGCAAGGCGCCCATGCCGCCTTCGCCCTGTGCCGGCCGCCAGGGCACCACGCTGCAGGCGAAGTGATGGGCGGTTACTGCTACCTGAACAACGCAGCCATTGCCGCCCAGGCCTTCATCGACCAAGGCCGGCGCAAGGTAGCCATCCTCGACGTCGACTATCACCACGGCAACGGTACGCAGGACATTTTCTACACCCGCAACGACGTGTTCTTCGCCTCGATCCACGGCGACCCGCAGGACGAGTTCCCGTTCTTCCTCGGCTACGCCGACGAGACCGGCGAAGGTGCCGGCGAAGGCTGCAACATCAACTACCCGCTGCCTGCCGGCAGCGACTGGGCAGCCTGGAGCGCGGCCCTCGAAGACGCCTGCCAGCGCATCGCTGCCTTCGATGCCGATGTGCTGGTGATCTCCCTTGGCGTGGATACCTTCAAGGACGACCCCATCTCCCAGTTCAAGCTCGACAGTCCCGACTACCTGGCGATGGGCAAGCGCATCGCCCAGCTGGGCAAGCCGACCTTGTTCGTGATGGAGGGCGGCTACGCTGTGGAGGAAATCGGCATCAACGCGGTCAATGTGCTGGAAGGCTTCCAGCAGGCCCAGCCAGGAGCGTGA
- a CDS encoding extracellular solute-binding protein, whose protein sequence is MTRLKRLLAPLIAAGLFAGALQAHAEQRTLRVYNWFDYITPQTLVDFQKDSGVKLIYDIFDTNEALEAKLLTGNSGYDVVVPSNVFLAKQIEAGVFQPLDRAKLPNWQHLDPALMKLIEANDPGNKFAVPYMYGTVLIGFNPAKVKAVLGDDAPVDSWDLIFKEENIAKLKQCGVALLDSPSEILPLALSYLGLDPNSGKPADYQKAQDLLMKIRPHVTYFHSSKYMADIANGDICVAVGYSGSFSQAANRAREAKNGVVVDMRLPKEGAPIWFDMLAIPKNAANPEDAHTFINYLLRPEVIAPISDFVGYPNPNKDATDKVSPAIRNNPNLYPTAEAMAKLYTLKPLPRDAERARTRAWTKIKSGT, encoded by the coding sequence ATGACCCGACTCAAACGTCTGCTCGCCCCGCTCATCGCCGCCGGCCTGTTCGCTGGCGCACTCCAGGCACACGCCGAACAGCGTACCCTGCGGGTATATAACTGGTTCGACTACATCACCCCGCAAACCCTGGTCGACTTCCAGAAGGACAGCGGGGTCAAGCTGATCTACGACATCTTCGACACCAACGAAGCGCTGGAAGCCAAGCTGCTTACCGGCAACTCCGGCTATGACGTGGTGGTGCCATCCAACGTGTTTCTCGCCAAGCAGATCGAAGCCGGCGTGTTCCAGCCCCTCGATCGGGCGAAGCTGCCCAACTGGCAACATCTGGACCCGGCACTGATGAAGCTGATCGAGGCCAATGACCCGGGCAACAAGTTTGCCGTGCCTTACATGTACGGCACGGTGCTGATCGGCTTCAACCCGGCCAAGGTCAAGGCGGTGCTCGGCGACGACGCACCGGTGGACAGCTGGGACCTGATTTTCAAGGAAGAGAACATCGCCAAGCTCAAGCAGTGCGGCGTGGCGCTGCTTGATTCGCCGTCGGAGATCCTGCCGCTGGCGCTGTCGTACCTGGGGCTGGACCCTAACAGCGGCAAGCCAGCGGACTATCAGAAAGCCCAGGACCTACTGATGAAGATCCGCCCGCACGTGACCTATTTCCACTCCTCCAAGTACATGGCCGACATCGCCAATGGCGATATCTGCGTGGCGGTGGGTTATTCCGGCAGCTTCTCCCAGGCTGCCAACCGTGCGCGCGAAGCCAAGAACGGCGTGGTGGTGGACATGCGCCTGCCGAAAGAAGGCGCACCGATCTGGTTCGACATGCTGGCGATTCCGAAGAATGCGGCCAACCCGGAAGATGCCCACACGTTCATCAACTACCTGCTGCGGCCCGAGGTGATCGCGCCGATCAGCGACTTCGTCGGCTACCCGAACCCGAACAAGGATGCGACCGACAAGGTCAGCCCGGCGATCCGCAACAACCCGAACCTGTACCCGACGGCGGAGGCAATGGCCAAGTTGTACACGCTCAAGCCGTTGCCACGGGATGCCGAGCGGGCGCGGACGCGGGCCTGGACCAAGATCAAGTCCGGCACCTGA